The sequence NNNNNNNNNNNNNNNNNNNNNNNNNNNNNNNNNNNNNNNNNNNNNNNNNNNNNNNNNNNNNNNNNNNNNNNNNNNNNNNNNNNNNNNNNNNNNNNNNNNNNNNNNNNNNNNNNNNNNNNNNNNNNNNNNNNNNNNNNNNNNNNNNNNNNNNNNNNNNNNNNNNNNNNNNNNNNNNNNNNNNNNNNNNNNNNNNNNNNNNNNNNNNNNNNNNNNNNNNNNNNNNNNNNNNNNNNNNNNNNNNNNNNNNNNNNNNNNNNNNNNNNNNNNNNNNNNNNNNNNNNNNNNNNNNNNNNNNNNNNNNNNNNNNNNNNNNNNNNNNNNNNNNNNNNNNNNNNNNNNNNNNNtatatatatatatataaatgtgtaatttaataatttttaattatatatatttataatgttacacattaattacaaataattaatatatattataattttttataaaagtttatatctatatttacatttttaatttcaataactttttaaaatatatataatataacacattaaactaaaataaaacaaaaatatatattataaacgttatatccacattaatattttaatgtattaaataaattattatattatttttaataataacattaagtagtttctcatatatattatctcataacaaataaatttatcttttataaaatcataattttctatttttacaaaataaattaattatttaaaattaatttaatatatatttaaattttatttctaaatgcTTGGGAAATGCTTCAAATGAGAGCATATAGGAAGAGAGCATATGAGAGTATCTGTAGCTTCTAAATGCTCCCTTATATGCTCTCCTAATAAATGTTGATtgaatgataaaattaaaaaagctttttCATATATGCTCTTCCAATCAAGGCCTAACTATTTAAACAAAAGATTCAGAGGTGCCATGTGGCAGATAGATAGAGTTTTCTTATAAGCTGTAagcctactttattatattagatctTAAGAAAGTTCTGATAActtgaaaagaataaaatacaatccaatcatattttctttataataagttgaaataaaattttagaaactagctataaattttggaaattaatatcctcacaaaaaaaactgttactGACATATtcaaaaaatgatatataaagaCTAATATATTCTGATCCAGTACTGAATTGAATCCTAATAAGAAATACCATATCAGTATTCTTCATTTTTACAAGTACAAATAATggttataaacatatttttttacactagCTAGCTGTAGTTCTAAGACTTCACATAATAGGatagtaattttaaattaacaattGGGCATAGTGGGATATTAGTAGGTAACTGGCAGGAAAGTTAAGAGACTTTATAATTGCAAATCGTTAGCTTATCTGTAATTTGACTCTTACAAACAATGAAGATCGATTTGGTCGCAGATATTTGTCTGctcatttgtaaatatatacacaaacacTCATGCACGCCTAATTTAGACtattacaaaagaaactaaatgcGCAAGCGCTGTATCCGAATGATTCAAACTAGGTGACTAGTATCATATAACAATTcccaaaattattaaacaaagatGGTCATAAATTAACCATATCATCACACATCTACCGGATCATGGAAATACGAATAATTCAGATATATGCAAAACTTGtagaataattaatataaatgtgGTGTTAGACTTGATTTACATTTACTTTTTAAGACTGATCCACTAAGTTGTTAGAAGACACAAAACTTTGAATACCACCAATAAAGCAAGAAcgtttgtaagaaaaaaaaaaaaaaaaaccaataaagcAAGAACAtccattgatttttctttttctaattttttttttatttctatgatACTTGTAAAGAGTTTCAACCCACTTGTTTCAAAAAGCTATATGCatatgttgttggtgttgtgtGATAAATCACATTAGAGTCGTAACTCGTAAAAGCTGTAAATTTACCCAAATTATTGAAAGTACATAGAATTAAAAAGAGATCGAGCACTTTCCTTACGAGAAAAAAACGAACGGTGAATAACGCGTTTTTCTTTAGACGACGAAATGTtcataaacaaaagaatgaaTGTTCAAATATTGGAccaaatccaaacaaaacaaaaagactgaaaaaacaaaaagtgaacTCGATTTTTCGTCCAACGAAAAGACtatcttaatatttttcactttaaaaaaaataacaatatatttttacattacgaaaatacaaattatttacatcagatttaagaaggaaaaaaaagagagttttaagAGTAGGTGAGACTAGAAAAACTCAGTACCGTTCCCCACCTGCCTCACTCCGCAACGGCGAATTCACACCATTTCTTAACGTTCTCCGGTGGGTTTCTCTTAAATTCCTCGGCGACTTGGCAGTAGGAGATGGCGACTTGGCCGTTGGAGAAGGCGACTTAGCCGTCGGCGATGGCGACGACCGGGGATGGTTActttgtttttgatgatgatggtgactACTCTTACGTGGCTTATTACCAACACGaccttcatcttctttattgTCCGAGACTGACTTGTCCGGAGTGTTTGGTACCGTGTAAGTAAATGTCCCCATAGGAATATCATTATAGTCCTTAAGATCATTGAGTATAGAGACGACGGCACTCATACAAGGCCGGTTCTTGGGTCGATGGCTTAAGCATTGGTAAGCCAACGTTGCTGCTTTTCTTGCTCCTGTCTCTGAGTACTGACCTTCAAGTCTCGGGTCCATGATTCGACTTAGCTTACGTGGGTCATTGAGCATTGGACGAGCCCAATCCACGAGGTTCTGTTCCCTCGATGATCGTTTCTTGTCTACCGATCTTCGTCCGGTCAAAAGTTCTAGCAACACGACTCCGAAGCTGTATATGTCACTTCTCGCTGTTAAATGACCGGTCATAATGTATTCAGGAGCCGCGTAGCCTTGTGTGCCCATCACTCGTGTTGACACGTGAGTGTCGTCTCCTTCTGGTCCGTCTTTGGCTAACCCGAAGTCAGAGAGTTTAGCCGTGTAGTCCTGGAAACAAGATTTGAGATTAAAGCTgttagagattttattttattttatttattaagtgaATAAGtattacaattaaataaaacgGTTCAGAAGACTTACGGAATCTAACAAGATATTGGAGGCTTTGAAATCACGATAGATAACGGGGTTTTTGGCTTCGTGTAGAAATTGAAGTCCCGTTGCGGCTCCATGAGCAATCTTCATCCTCGTAGACCAAGGAAGTGACGCAGAGTACCCTGAAAAGAGTAATATAAAAATTCTGTTAGGACATATTCTTGTCGGGATTTGATCATTAATGGACGATTAAgagaacatagagaaaaaaagagagagagagagagagagagactcactTCTGAAAAGTTGATTCTCTAAGCTTCCACGAGGCATGAACTCATAAACAAGAGTCCTATGTTCTTCCTCGCAACAATAACCAATCAATTTCACAAGATTTTTGTGCTTTAGCTGTCCTAAAAACATAACTTCCGtctgaaaaaaaagattaagagagactcatcatcatcaaactaaaaaaaaaaaaagagaaatatctAAGGCAAATTTAAAGGTACTAACCAGCCATTCACGGTGACCTTGAAGACCTTCAAGATCGAGTAATTTGACAGCTACAGGCTGAGCTTTAAGACCAGGACGAAGCTTATCATCGATGAAACCTTTATGAACAGGACCAAACCCTCCTTCGCCGAGGAAATTAGTCGATGAAAAGCTTTGTGTGATGACTTTAAGCTCGGCTAAGGTGAACACGTGGAGATCTGATCCGGCCAAAGAAATGGACAAATCTTCTGATAAAGTGTTGGAACTTGGATTACTCAAATCAAGAATCGATAGTCTTTGGAAAgagctctgtttcttgatgacatcatcttttcttttggtttttttagaaGAAGCCATTAGGGTTTCTGGATCTCCTAGACATCCAACNAAAATTCTGTTAGGACATATTCTTGTCGGGATTTGATCATTAATGGACGATTAAgagaacatagagaaaaaaagagagagagagagagagagagagagagagagagagagagagagagagactcactTCTGAACAGTTGATTCTCTAAGCTTCCACGAGGCATGAACTCATAAACAAGAGTCCTATGTTCTTCCTCGCAACAATAACCAATCAATTTCACAAGATTTTTGTGCTTTAGCTGTCCTAAAAACATAACTTCCGtctgaaaaaaaagattaagagagactcatcatcatcaaactaaaaaaaaaaaaagagaaatatctAAGGCAAATTTAAAGGTACTAACCAGCCATTCACGGTGACCTTGAAGACCTTCAAGATCGAGTAATTTGACAGCTACAGGCTGAGCTTTAAGACCAGGACGAAGCTTATCATCGATAAAACCTTTATGAACAGGACCAAACCCTCCTTCGCCGAGGAAATTAGTCGATGAAAAGCTTTGTGTGATGACTTTAAGCTCGGCTAAGGTGAACACGTGGAGATCTGATCCGGCCAAAGAAATGGACAAATCTTCTGATAAAGTGTTGGAACTTGGATTACTCAAATCAAGAATCGATAGTCTTTGGAAAgagctctgtttcttgatgacatcatcttttcttttggtttttttagaaGAAGCCATTAGGGTTTCTGGATCTCCTAGACATCCAACGATTAGTGATCTCCAtgatactttcttcttcaccgccattgtttatttgtgtgtttcttttcttcttcttcttctcggttTTGGTTTGGAATGGGAGAGATGATGAATGGGTTCTTCtttaaagaaaatgagaagacgattttataatataaagtttttatgCTATATTTATTAACTCCGGTTTGGTATTTAAAGGTCACGaggagagaatgagagagagagagagagagagaggacgaaGACTTTTGATTACTAATTTCAATTCAAATTCACCTACTACTACTAATGCTACTCTTTCGTTCTAGAGTGATGGCTATATATTTTCTAACCGTAGTTTTCTTTGTGACACACGcttatttttatctttgtttgatatttttcaaAGGAAATGAACGAGTTGATTTTTAAGTTAGTGGTGGGTGCTTCCAAAATTGTAGACGATGACAGCTTTGCGCCTTTCTCTAACGATAAACAACTACGTGTTATCTTTTCGTTTCGTCAATGGACCATTTATACATGTGATTCTGATGCAATGacgccaaaaaaaagaagtttcagatcaaacaattatttcttttgtatttttttcccccggaaaatatttagatatttggAAGTTTGAgtaaataaattcaaaagaaacaataataaagctgttttgtttgtgtggttcgattttgtttttgtcatttctaGTAGTTTTACAAGCTAGATATAGGGCTGTCTTCGGTCAAATTTGACTACAAGTTCTGGTAATAATCACGATACCCGTTTcggtaaaataacatttttcaaaaaactcTGTAAAAATCTTTGATCATGGCGAAGTAAAGAAGCATCGCATATTCATTTGCATGAAATATCTTTCGGTTCCaatcttttatctttatatatggAAAGATATACTCTTTAAACAACTGTACAAAGAAAAATCTCGATTTTAGAAAGGGATAGACGGAGTGATTGAAAATTCCTCTTTCCTATCAAACTGTAATTATTTGAGCTGGGATAATTAACCGGATTGAACCGAAGTGAGATTTTGGTTGTTCGGCTTGATTTCGGTTATGTAATTAACCGATCGGTAATAATTCAAATTTAGTTTGGTAAACCGAGAATTCTGGTTAGTTTGGTTAATCTTAGACATTTTCTCAAACCGAACAAACCAAAGTTCAGAGCTAGTAATTattctttaacaaaaagaaaaactgtaattaattatagttatataatttgtgaaaattttcttctttttaacctatttccaattttttttttgttaaagattttatttcacttttttcttcttctaggtattcctatattattattttaatttcaaaactatATCTCTAATTGTAAACATATGAATAaagagactatatatatatatatatataatatcttttgttttagtgttCCTTCTCACTTTTAAGAAGTGGGCAATGACTATCTTCCAAATAGAGACTTTGAGAAAATATCTAGGGTTTTATGaactttttatttggttaattaagGTTTTGCATGGTAAACATATACAATTTCACATTAATAACAAATAAGCTAACAACTAAAATTGTAGTGTTGTCATGCAATTTGATAACGATAATATTACTATGAAAGagtaaacttaaaataaaacgGTTCTAGAAGATTGATTAACACTCCTCCTGCTTGTCCTTCTTCTCCAAGCAGCATATATAGTCAACAAAATACTTTGGTCCAAAccaagaataacaaaaaaatccagAAATTTACATCTcaacaaacaaagatgaaaaagagaGTTTGGTAGAGATGCAAttaatatgtattatttatagaTAGATTAGATAGACAAAATGCGTCAAGCTTCTAGAACACATCGTTTTACGGTTTTAGATATcaataattagaagaaaaaacaataatgagaaCAAAGGTGAGGAGGAAGATCTCAAACGCGTTGTGTGAAGACGGCGACTTATTCGTCTCTtctgaactatatatataatttatatatatattttgagagATTCGCTTTGCTTCAGTTTGAGTTGACATTTTTACTTGGTCGCACAGAGTGGATCCCATTTGatcatttttctataattaatgACTAGAAGGATATACCAATTAATACGTAACTATGTACTCGATAGTTTTGCAGTCTCAATTATCTTGACATTTGCATACGTTgatatttgaaataaagaaaGCAATTCGAGTTCTCATTCTCGATTCTAATTTctcattgtgttttgtttcttgatttagtATAGACAGGAAGAAATTAATGCAAGTACTACTTATGTAGTAGAAATTAAAGAAGCCTATGGAAAATGGCAAAGCAATAATCATTTTtacatttggttttttttttaaaacgacgCCGTAATGTGTCatgttgtgttgttgtgttgtttctctatctttcatctttttttgcACTTAGAAGTGGGTGATAGACGACCGGTCCAGGTAGAGAAGAAAAATAGCTGCTTGttattcttctttcactttctgTAACCGTACCACATTTCACTATATATGTCCCTTAGCTTGTCACCAAAACCCAATTATCAGTTAAGACTCCCACACTCCTCTTATCTCTCTCCACTCTCTTCATATATCTCTCAAAAGAACAATCTTTGCCACGGTACATATCGCTAATCTTGCATTGATCATAATAGATTGTTTGCTACAATATTGGCTAATAACTAGTTCTAATTGGAATTAGCTAGCTTCTTTGTTAGACCAATGCTGTTTCGGAACTTCTGCTCAACTGTTGTAGTATTCATTCTGCCAatggttatatatgtttttgagcATTAAGATATAAACAATAAAGGATTAAGATCCGCAATAGCGGCCAATCTGATTAAACCGTTGAGAgccaccatatatatatatatatatatatatatataaaatatcgAACCCAAGAGAATGAtctaaagaaaaagagaaagttgTATTTTACCCAAAATTGTTATGTTAGGATCTGGTTTGTAAAACTAGAGAATGATGATAGGACCTTAACTCACAAAAGTGATAAAAATCgttgcttttctttcttttgtgtgaATTTCTTAACTTTTCATATTAAATCGGAAGAGAGACGGAAGGGTTTTGAGCTTTTGCGAATATGGAGATTTTCTACTTTCATTAATTATTTCATCAGTTTACGTTTTTACGAGTCAGATTCCGTAATTTTGGATTGATTAAATTTAAACCGGATGCTAGCATCCAAACACATACAATCTGAACTTGAGGTACCccggtatatatatttttttttctttttattaaaatgtaaaatttagtaACATCCATCAAAGCACCAGTGGTCTAGTGGTAGAATAGTACCCTGCCACGGtacagacccgggttcgattcccggctgGTGCATGAGCTGTGATGAAATTGGTATCCGCTTTGGTTGGGTCCTTCGCATTCTTCTGATTTCTCAGATGTATAAGCCACACTCCTGagctctctttttgtttttttattagtctCGTTTGTTCCTTGAAAAACAAACATTGGGAGTagcaaacaataaaaatttaaccaacaCAATTTTATACTGACCGCTGGTTCTTTTCCTTCGAGCCGGCCttttttttaaacttgtttTGTCTTGGAATCAATCTTACGGTTTAGTAATGGCAATAATGCAGATGAAGTCGCGAATGCAGCAGCCTTCTTGGCCTCGGCAATAATAAGTGCAACCATCTATGGGGACAATGGCTTGAATGATGGGTGTTGCACTGGACAGCCTGGTCTTCAAAAGCAAGAATTAGGGTCTTGATCGTTGACTGAACTTACAAATTCCATTTCGTGAGCTTGCTTGTTTGTCTTTAATGAGTAGTATGTACGGCATATGATCCCAGTCGgctttcttatctttctttaaGAGAATAAATTGTGGTTCTAGGTTTGTTATTTAGCAACTGATAGACTTATTATTCCTCTTATGATTGTAAATTTCCAAGTGAGAAACCTATTTAAAGTGTAATTAGTTTCTAATTAGTGCTGCAGTTTACCCTTAGACAATTCTTGAACTTGAAAACAATTGAAGAAGCTGTGTTTGAGTTTGAGCGTAACAGAAAAACATCTTTGTTTGATGAAAAGGATATTTTGTGACAAGATAAGccattaccatatatatatatatatatatatatatttctctcctCCAGTCCCAAACTGATTTACAAGAGTCATGAAACCAATCTGGTTCC comes from Camelina sativa cultivar DH55 chromosome 19, Cs, whole genome shotgun sequence and encodes:
- the LOC104766570 gene encoding serine/threonine-protein kinase At5g01020-like isoform X2, whose product is MASSKKTKRKDDVIKKQSSFQRLSILDLSNPSSNTLSEDLSISLAGSDLHVFTLAELKVITQSFSSTNFLGEGGFGPVHKGFIDDKLRPGLKAQPVAVKLLDLEGLQGHREWLTEVMFLGQLKHKNLVKLIGYCCEEEHRTLVYEFMPRGSLENQLFRRYSASLPWSTRMKIAHGAATGLQFLHEAKNPVIYRDFKASNILLDSDYTAKLSDFGLAKDGPEGDDTHVSTRVMGTQGYAAPEYIMTGHLTARSDIYSFGVVLLELLTGRRSVDKKRSSREQNLVDWARPMLNDPRKLSRIMDPRLEGQYSETGARKAATLAYQCLSHRPKNRPCMSAVVSILNDLKDYNDIPMGTFTYTVPNTPDKSVSDNKEDEGRVGNKPRKSSHHHHQKQSNHPRSSPSPTAKSPSPTAKSPSPTAKSPRNLRETHRRTLRNGVNSPLRSEAGGERY
- the LOC104766570 gene encoding serine/threonine-protein kinase At5g01020-like isoform X1, encoding MAVKKKVSWRSLIVGCLGDPETLMASSKKTKRKDDVIKKQSSFQRLSILDLSNPSSNTLSEDLSISLAGSDLHVFTLAELKVITQSFSSTNFLGEGGFGPVHKGFIDDKLRPGLKAQPVAVKLLDLEGLQGHREWLTEVMFLGQLKHKNLVKLIGYCCEEEHRTLVYEFMPRGSLENQLFRRYSASLPWSTRMKIAHGAATGLQFLHEAKNPVIYRDFKASNILLDSDYTAKLSDFGLAKDGPEGDDTHVSTRVMGTQGYAAPEYIMTGHLTARSDIYSFGVVLLELLTGRRSVDKKRSSREQNLVDWARPMLNDPRKLSRIMDPRLEGQYSETGARKAATLAYQCLSHRPKNRPCMSAVVSILNDLKDYNDIPMGTFTYTVPNTPDKSVSDNKEDEGRVGNKPRKSSHHHHQKQSNHPRSSPSPTAKSPSPTAKSPSPTAKSPRNLRETHRRTLRNGVNSPLRSEAGGERY